In Neisseria perflava, the DNA window AAAAATGTCCATTCCTTTGCTTTTTATGGCGGTTTCAAGGCGGCTGACGGTTTCGTCAAAGCTGTATTTTGAGGTGAGGGTATGCGTGGTCATAGCGGTTTCGTTTTGGGTGGACGGTTCGCCGGTAGGATGTGCCGAAGCGGTTGAAATGCAGAGTGCGGATGCGGCAATCAGGGGGAGTATGTGTTTCATCGTATTTCCTTATCGGTTTGTTTATCAGGCTTCGGACGGGGCGGCACGCGCCGCGCCTGATGTTGCGCCGCGTGCAGGAGTGCCGTATGCCGTCTGAAAGCCTGTCCTTTCAGACGGCATTATGATGGCGGTTAATAGTCGACTTTGATTTTGGGTGTTTCCTGCGCGGCTTTGTATTCTTCTTCCAATTCAAAGCGCAGCGGATACAAATTCAATTTTTCCATCAGCAGGCGGTCGCCGTCTTCGTCCGGATTGCCCGTAGTCAGCAGCTTGTCGCCGTAGAAAATCGAGTTTGCGCCAGCCATGAAACACATGGCCTGCATGGATTCCGGCATATTGCTGCGGCCTGCGGACAGGCGGACGTAGCTCTCGGGCATGGTAATGCGCGCCACAGCGATGGTGCGGACAAATTCCGTCCAGTCCAAATCTTCGGCATCGGCCAGCGGTGTGCCTTCTACTTTAACCAACTGGTTAATCGGCACGCTTTCGGGCTGCGGGTCGAGGTTGGCAAGGCTGGCAATCAGGCCGGCGCGTTCGGCGCGGGTTTCGTTCATGCCGACGATGCCGCCGCAGCAGACTTTCAAACCGGCATTGCGGACTTTGCCCAAAGTATCCATGCGGTCTTCGTGTTTGCGGGTGTGGATGATGTCGTTGTAGCGTTCGGGGTCGGTGTCGAGGTTGTGGTTGTAGTAGTCCAGACCGGCTTTTTTGAAGTCTTCCGCCATGCCGTCTTCGAGCATGCCGAAGGTGCCGCACACTTCCATGCCCAAGCCTTTCACCGCGCTGATGATTTCGGAAACGACAGCCACGTCTTTGGGTTTGGGGCCGCGCCATGCCGCTCCCATGCAGAAACGGCTGGCGCCGCGCGATTGGGCAATTTTGGCTTTTTCGACGATTTCGTCCACATCCATCATCTGCTCTTTGCCCAGATTGGTGTTGTGGTGTGCCGATTGCGGGCAGTAGGCGCAGTCTTCGGGGCAACCGCCGGTTTTGATGGAGAGCAGGGTGGAAAGTTGGATTTCGCGCGGGTTGAAGTTTTGGCGGTGGATTTCGGCGGCTTGGAAAACGAGGTCGAGGAAAGGCAGTCCAAACAAAGCCTCGACATCGCATTTTTTCCAATAACGCGCAGTCGGATGCGGCTTGCGCTCGGTTTGACGGCGCAAGGCTACGGGAGATACGGTCATAGTGTGTTCTTTCGTGTTTACAGCGACGCAGTGTCGCTGACGGCTTGACTGCCGGCGCAATGACGGCAGCAGCAGGTTTGAAATCAATATAAAAGGCCGTCTGAAACGGCGCAGCAAGTGTAACGCTTTTGATAATGTAGAGCAAATGTTTCAGACGGCCTGAAATATGGTTTGCCCGGGTTTGCTATAATCGCATTTTTAATTTTTCCGTTTTCTTATGAACGCGCCCAAAGCCTTCGCCGTACTCGGCCCGACCGCCGGCGGTAAAACCGCACTGGCCTTAAATATTGCCCAATCGCTGCCGGTGGAAATCATCAGTTTGGATTCCGCACTGGTGTATCGCGGCATGGACATCGGTACGGCCAAGCCGACTGCCGAAGAGCTTGCCGCCGTACCGCATCATTTGATTGATATTATTTCGCCGCTGGAAAGTTACAGTGCGGCAGATTTTGTCGGCGACTGCGTGCGCTTGGTGAACGAAATACATGCGCGCGGTCGCTATCCGCTGATTGTCGGCGGTACGATGATGTATTTCCACGCGCTGACGGAAGGTTTGAACGACTTACCTAGCGCGGATGCGGCAGTGCGCGCACAGCTTCAGGCAGAAAAAAACGAACACGGTCTGGCAGGCCTATATCGCCGTTTGCAGGAAGTTGACCCGATTACAGCAGGCCGTCTGAAAGCCAATGACAGTCAGCGTATTGAGCGCGCTTTGGAAGTCTATCTTCTGACCAGCAAGCCTTTGAGCGAACATTTCACAGAGCAGAAGCAGGCTGCGCCCTTATTGGATTTATGCACGGTTGCCCTGATTCCCGAAGACCGCCATTTGTTACACCAGCAAATCGAAAAACGCTTTTTAAATATGCTGGAACACGGTTTCCTCGATGAAATGCACGCCTTACGCCGCGATTATCCGCAGCTGCATGCCGATATGCCGTCTATGCGCTGCGTGGGCTACCGTCAGGCTTGGGATTATCTCGAAGGCGAAACCGATTATGTTACCTTTGTCGAAAAAGGCATTGTCGCCACGCGCCAGCTTGCCAAACGCCAGTTGACCTGGTTGCGGAAAATTCCTTTGGCGCACACGTTAGATCCTTACTCAGACAGCGATTATGTTCAGACGGCCTTAGCCTTGGCGCGTCAGCATTTTCAGGAATAATCCATGCTGACCACGCCACCACTTGCCCCTAAAACATTGACCGCGCTAAAAGAATTGGGTGTTTGTACGCTGGAAGATTTACAGGAAATCGGCGCAGTCCGCACATTTCTATTGCTGAAAGCGTCGGGTTTGACCGTAACCAAAAGCACCTTGTGGCAACTGGCTGCGCTGGTTTCAGGTGTAGATGTCCGGCATATTTCCGAGGAGAGAAAGACGGAGCTGGGCGAGGCCTTGAAAAACCATCCGCCTGTTGCCGTTTTCCCTTCGCAAAACGATATGGAAACCTTTATGCGGCTGGCGATAGAACAGGCCAGACAATCGGCGGCCTTGGGCGAGATACCAGTTGGCGCGCTCATCGTATATCAAGGTAAGGCAATCGCAGCGGCACACAATACCTGCATTGGCGACCACAATGTCAGCCACCACGCCGAAATTAATGCGCTTGCCGCCGCAGGTAAGGCCTTGCAAAACTATCGCTTGGCAGACTGCGACGTGTATATCACATTAGAGCCTTGCTCCATGTGCGCATCTGCCTTGATACAGGCGCGGGTCGGGCGCGTGATTTATGGTGCGGCCGAAGCCAAAACCGGTGCGGCAGGCAGCGTGGTCGATTTGTTTGCCGACAAACGTCTGAACAAGCATACCGCAATTTTGGGCGGCATATTGGCAGAAGAATGCCAAAGCGTATTGCAGGATTTCTTTGCGGCCAAACGTAAGGCCGTCTGAATTTCAGACGGCCTGTCAGCAAAAACACTTTATTTTAAATTTTCGGATTTCCCCATGTCAGTCAATCATTACGAAAACTTCCCAGTCGGCTCTATTGTGCTGCCGCGCCGTTTGCGCAAGCCGGTTCACGCCGTTTACGCTTTTGCGCGGACGGCGGACGATATTGCCGACGAAGGCAATGCCGAAGCAGTCGAACGCCTGCGCCAACTGGACAAACTGAAGGCAGAGTTAGACCGCATTGCAAAAGGAGGGGAACCGCAAACGGCATTGATGCAGCGTTTATATAACGAAGCGATTGTGCCGTTTCAATTACCGTTGCAGCCGTTTTATGATTTGCTGGCGGCGTTCAGTCAGGATGTAGTCAAAACCCGTTATGAAAACTTTGGCGAATTGATTGCCTATTGCCGCTTGTCCGCCAATCCGGTGGGGCGCATTATGCTGCATTTGTACGGGCAAACCGATGAAGTGAGCATGGCGCAAAGCGACGGCATTTGCATTGCCTTGCAGCTGATTAATTTCTGGCAGGACGTGGCGGTAGATTGGCAGAAAGGGCGCGTGTACATCCCTCAGGAAGATTTGCGGAAGTTCAAAGTCAGTGAAGGGCAGATTGCGGCCGGCAAAGCCGACTTCGCCTTTCAACGATTGATGGCGCACGAGTGCCAACGTGCTTTTCAAATGCTGAAGGCAGGCTCGCCGTTGGGCAAAACCCTCAAAGGGCGAATCGGTTTTGAGCTGCGCATGATTATTGTCGGCGGCCAGTTGATTTTGCAGAAGCTGGACGGTTGCAAATATGACGTGTTTAACCAGCGGCCGCTGTTGGATAAGAAAGACTGGATGATTATCATCAAACGGGCTTTGATGAAGAAATAAAAAAAGGCCGTCTGAAATGGATGTTTCAGACGGCCTTGATGTTTTCGATTAGCGGTTTTTCAAACGGTTGATGCGGTTGTCCAAAGAAGGATGGGTACTGAACCAAGAGTCTTTGGATTCGCTGGCAATGCCCATTGCGGTCATGGTTTGCGGCAGATCGCTGGTGCTGCCTTTTAAGCGTTGCAGGGCGGCAATCATTTTCGGCGCGCCCACCAGTTTTGCAGCGCCCGCATCGGCGCGGTATTCGCGTTGGCGGCTGAACCACATCACAATGATGCTGGCGAGGAAGCCGAATACGATCTGCAATACCATGCTGACCATAAAATATGTACCTTGCGAAGTGCTGCCGTCATTGTTGCGCGCCACCATGCTGGAAACGATACGCGCCAAGAAGACGACGAAAGTATTCACAATACCTTGAATCAGCGTCAGCGTTACCATATCGCCGTTGCCGACGTGCGCCATTTCATGCGCCAAAACGGCTTCGACTTCATCGCGGGTCATGTGGTCGAGCAGGCCGGTGCTGACGGCGACGAGCGAGCTGTTTTTAGTCGCGCCGGTTGCAAAGGCGTTAGGCTCTGGAGAGTCGTAAATGGCTACTTCCGGTGTTTTCAGATTCCATTGGCGGGCTTGCGCTTCAACAGTTGCCAACAGCCAAGCTTCTTCTTCGCTTTGGGGCTGGTCGATGACGACGGCGCCGACCGAATGTTTGGCGATGGTTTTCGACATCAGCAGGGAGACAATCGAGCCGCTGAAGCCGACGACTGCGGAATAAGCCAACAGGCTGCCGACTTGGTCGGTACTGTTGATGCCCAAGATGGCCAAAATAACACGGATGACAACCAGAACTGCGATATTGGTTGCGATAAATAAGAAAATGCGTTTCACCGATTATTCCTTTTTAGTGTGGTTTGTGAGGTGATTTTTATATGGGCGCATTGTCTCAAAAACTCTATAGAGATGAAACAGCGCAATAGGCAAAGGTATGCAAATTCAAAGCAATTGAAGCAAAGGCCGTCTGAAAAAGCAGGATTTATGATTAAAAACAGCTTTTCAGACGGCCTGATTGCAAACAGATATTATTTTCCGAATTCCTGCAGCCAGTCTCGCGCTACCAAAAATTGATTTAATGCGGCTTCTGGAGAACCTTCTTCCGGCGCATATTGATACTCGAAGCGTACTAAAGGCGGCATGGACATCAAAATGCTTTCCGTACGACCGCCGCTTTGCAGGCCAAACAGCGTGCCTCTGTCCCAAACCAAGTTAAATTCCACATAGCGTCCGCGACGGTAGAGTTGGAAATCTCGTTCACGTTCTCCATAAGGCGTATTTTTGCGTTTGGCCACAATCGGTAGATACGCTGCGATATAGCCTTCCCCGACTGCCTTGATAAAATTCAAGCAGGTATCGAAATCCCAGCGGTTTAAATCGTCAAAAAACAGGCCGCCCACGCCGCGTGTTTCGTTACGGTGTTTCAAATAGAAATATTCGTCACACCATTGTTTGAATTCAGGATAAACCGATTCTCCAAATGGCGCGCATACGTCCCGAGTCACTGTGTGCCAATGCACGATATCTTCTTCAAAAGGATAAAACGGCGTCAAATCAAAGCCGCCGCCAAACCACCAAACCGGCTCGGCATTTTCAGGGTAGGCAATAAAAAAGCGCACATTGGCATGGCTGGTCGGAACATAAGGATTTTTCGGATGAATGACCAGCGACACGCCCATGGCTTCAAACGCCGCGCCTGCCAATTCCGGACGATGGGCCGTAGCAGAAGCCGGCATTTTTGTTCCCTTTACATGCGAAAAATTCACACCGGCCTGCTCGAATACTGCGCCGTTTTTCAATACACGGGTTTCGCCGATACCCAGCTTCCCAGTCCATACTTCATGCACAAATTTGGCTTCGCCATCTTCTTGCTCCAGCGCGGCGCAGATTTGGTTTTGCAGTGTTTTGAGGAGGGTTAGAACGGATTCTGTGTGCATGATATATCCTTGATGGTTTCGTATTTGTAAAATGACAGGGCGGAAGATGATTTAAGTTGTTGAAACTAATTGTTATTTTTCTGTTTCTTTATTATGGGTAAATTTTTGCATGGGCGTATCTTGCAATCAAGCGTTACTCATCGGCAATAGATTGAAAGGTATTACGGGGTTAAAAATACAGTTGCTACTCTTGCTGCATGATATTGGCAAGATTTAATTTAAATGTTTGTTGAATCTTGTTTACATCCTTAGCAAAAATATGATAGTCACTCGAAGAATAGATAGATTTTATTCTATCCAAATTAGTTTGTTGATAACATTTTTTCATTTCCGCGATGAAAAAATTATCTTTTCCTCTTTCATTGAGACAGTTATTTTCTAACAGATAGATTGCCCATGCTGTAAAAATAAATATACTATCTTCCGGATATTCAGATAAATAAATTTCGAATTCAATTATAGAATATTCAGCTGCTTCAATTAATGTTATATCTAAATCTCTGACAAATTTTTCCGTTATATTTTTAAATAATTTCTTGAATTCTATATAATTTTTTATTTTTTCCATGATTCTATTTTCCTGTAAAAATATTTAATTGAATATTTGGATAGCGATTTCTAAACTCTAAAATAACATTGCTGCAAGATTGACAGGCCTTTAATGATGATATTGCGATACCTTTCAGACGGCCTTGATTTATTCAGTAAAAAAAGTATGTGCGCCCAAATAGTTTTTTGCGTAGAACGGAGTGGAAAGTTTTTCGGTTTTGATGGTTTTACCGCTGCTGGGGGCGTGAATAAATTCGCCGTTGCCGATGTAGAGGCCGACATGGGAATATGTGTGTGCACCGCCGGTATTGAAAAAGACAAGATCGCCGGCTTTCAATTTGCCGTCGGGAATTTTCCGGCTGGCTGCGGCCATATCGCGTGCGGTGCGTGGCAGATTGACGTTGAGGGCGTTTTTATAGACGTATTGGATCATGCCGCTGCAGTCAAAGCCTGTGGCTGTGGTGCTGCCGCCCCATTTGTAGGGTGTGCCGATCAGGCCTAGGCTGTGAAGCATCAATTCCTGCGAACCTTGGGTGTGGTCGATATGGGAAATACGGACAGGTTGGACCGTTCTGGCGGTTGTTTGCGGCTTGTGGGATTTATGCTTGCCAGTGGTGCCGCAGGAGGCCAACAATAGGCCGGTGGTACAAACAAATAGGGTTTTGCAGATGAGTCGAGACATGGTGAATTCCTCCGGCCGCATGATTTTTGTTTTCAGACGGCCTCTATAATAATCCTTCTATGGGCAGAATGGACAGGATTTTTGAAGTCATCCGTTTCCAGAACTTGGCTTCGGGCTCGTGTGCGTAAGTTCGTTTTTCGCTCGGGTCATACCAGTATAGTTTATTGTAATTGCCAAGCGTTACCTGATAGGCGTAGCTTGGGGTGGTCGTTACGAGGGTGCGCTGCATTTGGCCTGCGATTTCGGGGCTTTCGATGACGACACCCATTTCGGTATTGAGGCGTGCGGAGCGTGGGTCGAGGTTGAATGAGCCGATGAAAATGCGTTTCTCGTCCACGATGAATGTTTTGGCGTGCAAGCTGGTGGCGGAGCTACCGGTCAAGCCGCGGTCTTTGGAGGTCGGAACGGCGTGGTTGGGCTGGAGCTCGTAAAGTTTGACCCCGGCTTTAAGCAAGGGCTTGCGGTATTTGACGTAGCCGGAATGGACGGCGGCAACGTCGGTCGCCTGGAGGGAATTGGTCAGGACGGTAACGTCCACGCCGTTGTGTATCAGCTTTTCTATGGCTTTGACACCTGATTTTGTGGGTACAAAATAGGGCGAGACAAGGTAAACGCTTTTTTCGGGTTGCTTGAGGGCGTCTTGTAGGCGTTCGGAAATAGGCGGTTTATGCCGGTCGCGGTCTAAGCCTTTGGCCGGATCGTCGCTGATTAAACGTGTGCTGACGCTTTGCCACTCTATAAGGTTGCTCTGCATTTTTTGATAGAGGCTGGAGTGTTCGATGCTTTGGCGATAGCGGATGAGCGTTTGATTTTTATCTTGGTCGGTGTAATTAAGTTCGGCCAGTCCTTTTTGCAGGTTTCCCCGTTTGATGACGCTGGTCGCATTATAGGCGGAATGGCTTGCCCAATAGCGGTCGAAGTCTTGGGAAACTTCGGTTACTACGCGGCCTGTGGCGAGGATATCGAGGTCGGCAAAGATGGTATCGTCGTTAACCTTAAAATATTCGTCGCCGATATTGCGGCCGCCTAAAATGGTGGCACGGTTGTCGGCGGTAAACGATTTATTGTGCATTCGGCGGTTAAGTCGCGGAAAGTCGGCAATATAGCCGAGTGCACGCCATTTTCTGAAAATAAAGGGATTAAACAGACGGACTTCGATATTGGGATGATTGTCGAGTGCCAGCAGGAGATCATCCATGCCGTTGGTGTTGTTGTCGTCCAGAAGCAAACGCACACGGACGCCGCGCTCGGCCGCGCGATGAATCAGGTTGAACAGAAGCTTGCCGGAGATGTCGTTGTGCCAGATATAGTACTGCAAATCGAGGGTGTGGTCGGCGGATTCAATCAGGGCGGCACGGGCAACAAAGGCTTCGTGGGCATCGTTCAGCAGATAGATATGGGAAACATCGGTCTTGGAGGATGTAGAAGGAATGCCTAATGCGCTATCCAGCCGCGGGGTTGCAGGTATGTCAAGATAACTGCTTTGAGTGCGTTCGTCCAATGAGGGCAAAAACGCGGCGCAACCGCCCAATAGCAGGGTATAAAGAAAGGGAAGATGAAATTTCATGGGAAACCGGTACAAACAATCCCTGCCTAAATGACATTTAGGCAGGGATTGAAGTGAAATTAGGTTGCTTGAATCAGCTTAGAAGGCAACATAATTTGCCGGATTGACCGGTTTGCCGTTTTGACGGATCTCAAA includes these proteins:
- the bioB gene encoding biotin synthase BioB — its product is MTVSPVALRRQTERKPHPTARYWKKCDVEALFGLPFLDLVFQAAEIHRQNFNPREIQLSTLLSIKTGGCPEDCAYCPQSAHHNTNLGKEQMMDVDEIVEKAKIAQSRGASRFCMGAAWRGPKPKDVAVVSEIISAVKGLGMEVCGTFGMLEDGMAEDFKKAGLDYYNHNLDTDPERYNDIIHTRKHEDRMDTLGKVRNAGLKVCCGGIVGMNETRAERAGLIASLANLDPQPESVPINQLVKVEGTPLADAEDLDWTEFVRTIAVARITMPESYVRLSAGRSNMPESMQAMCFMAGANSIFYGDKLLTTGNPDEDGDRLLMEKLNLYPLRFELEEEYKAAQETPKIKVDY
- the miaA gene encoding tRNA (adenosine(37)-N6)-dimethylallyltransferase MiaA; this translates as MNAPKAFAVLGPTAGGKTALALNIAQSLPVEIISLDSALVYRGMDIGTAKPTAEELAAVPHHLIDIISPLESYSAADFVGDCVRLVNEIHARGRYPLIVGGTMMYFHALTEGLNDLPSADAAVRAQLQAEKNEHGLAGLYRRLQEVDPITAGRLKANDSQRIERALEVYLLTSKPLSEHFTEQKQAAPLLDLCTVALIPEDRHLLHQQIEKRFLNMLEHGFLDEMHALRRDYPQLHADMPSMRCVGYRQAWDYLEGETDYVTFVEKGIVATRQLAKRQLTWLRKIPLAHTLDPYSDSDYVQTALALARQHFQE
- the tadA gene encoding tRNA adenosine(34) deaminase TadA, with product MLTTPPLAPKTLTALKELGVCTLEDLQEIGAVRTFLLLKASGLTVTKSTLWQLAALVSGVDVRHISEERKTELGEALKNHPPVAVFPSQNDMETFMRLAIEQARQSAALGEIPVGALIVYQGKAIAAAHNTCIGDHNVSHHAEINALAAAGKALQNYRLADCDVYITLEPCSMCASALIQARVGRVIYGAAEAKTGAAGSVVDLFADKRLNKHTAILGGILAEECQSVLQDFFAAKRKAV
- the hpnC gene encoding squalene synthase HpnC, with protein sequence MSVNHYENFPVGSIVLPRRLRKPVHAVYAFARTADDIADEGNAEAVERLRQLDKLKAELDRIAKGGEPQTALMQRLYNEAIVPFQLPLQPFYDLLAAFSQDVVKTRYENFGELIAYCRLSANPVGRIMLHLYGQTDEVSMAQSDGICIALQLINFWQDVAVDWQKGRVYIPQEDLRKFKVSEGQIAAGKADFAFQRLMAHECQRAFQMLKAGSPLGKTLKGRIGFELRMIIVGGQLILQKLDGCKYDVFNQRPLLDKKDWMIIIKRALMKK
- the htpX gene encoding protease HtpX, yielding MKRIFLFIATNIAVLVVIRVILAILGINSTDQVGSLLAYSAVVGFSGSIVSLLMSKTIAKHSVGAVVIDQPQSEEEAWLLATVEAQARQWNLKTPEVAIYDSPEPNAFATGATKNSSLVAVSTGLLDHMTRDEVEAVLAHEMAHVGNGDMVTLTLIQGIVNTFVVFLARIVSSMVARNNDGSTSQGTYFMVSMVLQIVFGFLASIIVMWFSRQREYRADAGAAKLVGAPKMIAALQRLKGSTSDLPQTMTAMGIASESKDSWFSTHPSLDNRINRLKNR
- the hemF gene encoding oxygen-dependent coproporphyrinogen oxidase, whose translation is MHTESVLTLLKTLQNQICAALEQEDGEAKFVHEVWTGKLGIGETRVLKNGAVFEQAGVNFSHVKGTKMPASATAHRPELAGAAFEAMGVSLVIHPKNPYVPTSHANVRFFIAYPENAEPVWWFGGGFDLTPFYPFEEDIVHWHTVTRDVCAPFGESVYPEFKQWCDEYFYLKHRNETRGVGGLFFDDLNRWDFDTCLNFIKAVGEGYIAAYLPIVAKRKNTPYGERERDFQLYRRGRYVEFNLVWDRGTLFGLQSGGRTESILMSMPPLVRFEYQYAPEEGSPEAALNQFLVARDWLQEFGK
- a CDS encoding C40 family peptidase; this encodes MSRLICKTLFVCTTGLLLASCGTTGKHKSHKPQTTARTVQPVRISHIDHTQGSQELMLHSLGLIGTPYKWGGSTTATGFDCSGMIQYVYKNALNVNLPRTARDMAAASRKIPDGKLKAGDLVFFNTGGAHTYSHVGLYIGNGEFIHAPSSGKTIKTEKLSTPFYAKNYLGAHTFFTE
- a CDS encoding phospholipase D family protein; translated protein: MKFHLPFLYTLLLGGCAAFLPSLDERTQSSYLDIPATPRLDSALGIPSTSSKTDVSHIYLLNDAHEAFVARAALIESADHTLDLQYYIWHNDISGKLLFNLIHRAAERGVRVRLLLDDNNTNGMDDLLLALDNHPNIEVRLFNPFIFRKWRALGYIADFPRLNRRMHNKSFTADNRATILGGRNIGDEYFKVNDDTIFADLDILATGRVVTEVSQDFDRYWASHSAYNATSVIKRGNLQKGLAELNYTDQDKNQTLIRYRQSIEHSSLYQKMQSNLIEWQSVSTRLISDDPAKGLDRDRHKPPISERLQDALKQPEKSVYLVSPYFVPTKSGVKAIEKLIHNGVDVTVLTNSLQATDVAAVHSGYVKYRKPLLKAGVKLYELQPNHAVPTSKDRGLTGSSATSLHAKTFIVDEKRIFIGSFNLDPRSARLNTEMGVVIESPEIAGQMQRTLVTTTPSYAYQVTLGNYNKLYWYDPSEKRTYAHEPEAKFWKRMTSKILSILPIEGLL